The Elusimicrobiales bacterium genome includes the window CGCATCCGACCTTTACCTTAAAAAAGAACTGGAGGCCTGCGCTAAAACCGGCATAGCCTCGCGGGAGCATCAGCTAAAGCCGGACTGCCCCGCACGGGATTTCGCGCGGCTGCTGCGCGGGCTCTCGGAAGACAAGTCCGTGGACGCGGTGCTTGTCCCCCGCCCGCTGCCGCCGCAGATGTCGGCGCCGCAGGCCTGGGAAGGGCTGGATCCGGCCAAGGACATAGACGGCGCCTGCGCGCTTAGCATGGGCAGGCTGTTCCTGTGCAAAAATTTCGGCGAGATAGAGCGCGGCGGGTTCTTTGCGCCCTGCACGGCCATGGCGGTGGTGCGGCTGCTGCGCCATCACGGCATTGAAATCTCCGGCAAAAAGGCGGCGGTGGCGGGGCGTTCTTCCACGGTAGGCAGACCGCTGGCGCATATGCTGGTCTGCCTGGACGCCACGGTGACAGTCTGCCACACCAGAACGCCGGACATCGCCTCCGTTTTCAAAAGCGCGGACATGGTTATCAGCGCCGCCGGCAAGGCGCGCTGGGTCAGGGCGGACATGCTGCGTCCCGGAACAGTCGTAGCCGACGTCGGCACCAATACCGACGAAAACGGCGTTTTCTGCGGCGACGTGGACTATGCCGCGGCGGAGCCGCTGGCGGCGGCCATAACGCCGGTTCCGGGCGGAGTGGGGCCTGTTACCCTGGCCTGCCTGCTTGAGAACATAGTCTCCGCTTTTGAGAGGGGCTGATGCTTCCTGGACGCCTGTTATTATGCCTGCTGTCCGCCGCGCTGCTGGTTTTCCCGCGCGCCGCCGCGGCGCAGGACGACGACGGGGGAGAGGAGACGTCCGCCCCGGCGGACGCGGGCAATTCCTCGGACTCCTTTGACGAGGACCTGCCCCAGCCGCAGCAGCCTGCGGCCAAGCCGCGCCCGGCGCCGCCCCAAGCCAAAAAAAAGCCTAAAAATCAGGCTCCGATATACCAGCCGCCTTCGGAATATTTATTCTCCATGAAGGATTCCGGGAATTACGGCTCGCTCTACATTTTTGATTCCAAAACTGGCAGGCCCAAGGACGAAAAAGCCAAACAACTGGCCATAGAGCAGGCCCCCCCGCCGCGCGAGGTATGGCTTTTCGGCTTCAAGCCCCGGGCGGGAGCGCCGCGCCCCGCGCCGGAAAAAACCGTCGGGCACAAGCGGCCTGCCTCCAAGGCGGAACGCAAACTGCTCGGCGTCAAGGCCAAGCACAAGGGAAAGGCAGCCGGCAAAAAAGGCAAGCTAAAACTCCCCAAAAAGAAAAAACCTGCCCCAAAACCCGCGCCCGACGCCGAGGATGAGGACAGCGGCTGGAATTCCGGCAGCGGCTCCGGCGCCTCAGTTCCGCAGCTTAAACCAACAACATCGCTGGAGACCAGCGCCGGCGACAACAGTTCCCGCGGCCCGTCGCCTTCCAAAGACAAAAACGCCAAAGGGGAATCCCAGCCCTCTTCCGAGGAATAGCCGGCATTGCGGATGTGCGCGCCGGACTTTGCGGCCCGCTCCGGGTTGACACGGCGGCAGGGCGGCGCATATAATTCGGATATATGAAAAACAAAATTATCGCCGCGGCGGCCATGCTGTGCTGCGCCTGCTGCCTGGCCGCGCAGAACGCGAAACCCGCCGCCTCTCTGGCAGGAGAAGGAAAAAAAATCGCGCTCCCCTCCGGCGGCTATTTCACCTGGCAATTCGCGCAAAAACCGAAGATGGGAACCGCGATACTTAAAATACGCGCCTATTCCAAAACCGGAGAGAAAGACGCCTCCTGCAAAATCTCGGCGGAATACGGAATGCCGGAAATGCGCGCGCACGATTCGGGCGCGGTGAATTTCCGGCTCAGCAAAAAAGGGGATTATCTGCTGCCGGTGGAAATAGCCATGCCCGGCAAGTGGCGCGTT containing:
- a CDS encoding bifunctional 5,10-methylenetetrahydrofolate dehydrogenase/5,10-methenyltetrahydrofolate cyclohydrolase: MAATILEGKTLAAQIRAGLGGRIEAAAHAKGRGPLLAAVHCPGDAASDLYLKKELEACAKTGIASREHQLKPDCPARDFARLLRGLSEDKSVDAVLVPRPLPPQMSAPQAWEGLDPAKDIDGACALSMGRLFLCKNFGEIERGGFFAPCTAMAVVRLLRHHGIEISGKKAAVAGRSSTVGRPLAHMLVCLDATVTVCHTRTPDIASVFKSADMVISAAGKARWVRADMLRPGTVVADVGTNTDENGVFCGDVDYAAAEPLAAAITPVPGGVGPVTLACLLENIVSAFERG